The following proteins come from a genomic window of Myroides odoratus DSM 2801:
- a CDS encoding PCMD domain-containing protein, giving the protein MKHLVSLYLVGLSLLCSSCIKEEELDTNADILEAYIPSEYLKMDPIITNTSVEFRVKSNVDLEHQSPFFIISPNSTMDPPNGVTRDFSTAQEVVITAQDKRWQKKYLVSFTSDELSTYYDFNNAELTDRDRYYRFYEIGSNGEKIYDWDSGNQGYATIAGSTPAEAYPTTVAPGRRGGLAVKMQTVYTSNFAAATGNPIAAGNLFLGQFKLNPFNTLKSTRFGLPYSGALPQTLRGVYKYTPGKVVTDENYNEVPGAQDSFDIYAIIFELQKKDNYLTGDHAFADPRNVAIARIPAEDRKETTTWSTFSIPFTVIPGKTYDPNKDYMIAIVMTSSIDGAEFKGAIGSTLLVDEIELVYEKE; this is encoded by the coding sequence ATGAAACACCTCGTTTCTCTATACTTAGTAGGACTCAGCCTTTTGTGCAGCAGTTGCATCAAAGAGGAAGAATTAGACACCAATGCCGACATATTAGAAGCTTATATTCCAAGTGAATACCTCAAAATGGATCCGATTATCACGAATACATCGGTTGAATTTAGAGTAAAATCAAATGTAGATTTAGAGCATCAGTCGCCTTTTTTTATTATTTCTCCCAATTCAACCATGGATCCACCCAATGGAGTTACGCGTGATTTTTCAACTGCCCAAGAGGTCGTTATCACAGCCCAAGATAAACGTTGGCAAAAAAAATATCTGGTCAGCTTTACAAGTGATGAATTGAGTACCTATTACGATTTCAACAATGCCGAACTAACCGATCGAGATCGTTACTACCGCTTTTATGAAATTGGCTCTAATGGGGAGAAAATTTACGATTGGGATAGCGGAAACCAAGGATATGCTACGATTGCTGGTTCAACACCCGCAGAGGCCTATCCGACAACGGTAGCCCCAGGTCGAAGAGGAGGATTAGCTGTTAAAATGCAAACCGTATATACATCCAATTTTGCCGCAGCAACAGGAAATCCGATTGCTGCAGGTAATTTATTTTTAGGACAATTCAAGCTCAACCCATTTAATACATTGAAATCCACTCGTTTTGGACTTCCTTATAGTGGTGCTTTGCCTCAAACCTTACGAGGTGTCTATAAATACACGCCTGGAAAAGTAGTGACGGATGAGAATTATAATGAAGTGCCCGGTGCACAAGATTCATTCGATATCTATGCCATTATTTTTGAACTACAGAAAAAAGACAACTACCTAACAGGTGATCATGCGTTTGCTGATCCACGAAATGTAGCCATTGCACGCATCCCAGCAGAAGATCGCAAAGAAACAACAACGTGGAGTACCTTCTCCATTCCCTTTACTGTCATTCCAGGAAAAACCTATGATCCGAACAAAGATTATATGATTGCCATTGTCATGACTTCGAGTATTGATGGGGCTGAATTTAAAGGAGCTATTGGCAGTACACTTTTAGTTGATGAAATAGAATTAGTTTATGAAAAAGAATAA